In Pelmatolapia mariae isolate MD_Pm_ZW linkage group LG13, Pm_UMD_F_2, whole genome shotgun sequence, a genomic segment contains:
- the LOC134639962 gene encoding striatin-like isoform X2 has product MDEQAGPGVFFNNNNNSILPGGGKGPLPDGDAGEAARAQYSIPGILHFLQHEWARFEVERAQWEVERAELQAQIAFLQGERKGQENLKKDLVRRIKMLEYALKQERAKYHKLKYGTELNQGDMKPPSYDSDEANENETSGSLNNQLSWKQGRQLLRQYLQEVGYTDTILDVKSQRVRALLGLAGDGAGRTGERTSTEPLVNGTDATTKGTRGKTELSDTSAVLEAFKFIENAAAEFSDEDEEEESEGKDRTNVESRTIMRKKPASSTSPASMDTTEDPDTEEVMKGFDFLSSPDEMDTSPETRGTGDGTDWGPNRSKLQDMLANLRDAEDLSHIQPAPAPQSRPNVPRFNEHDANRTDEVESLTFPPTSGKAFIMSTDEAMESELGLGELAGLTVANEADSLAYDIGNNKDAMRKTWNPKFTLRSHFDGIRALTFHPVEPVLITASEDHTLKMWNLQKTAPAKKSTSLDVEPIYTFRAHRGAVLSVAMSSTGEQCFSGGVDGTIQCWNTPNPNIDPYDSYDPSVLRGALSGHTDSVWGLVYSSAHQRLLSCSADGTVRLWDANTTSPALAVFNENKKLGIPSSVDLVCSDPAHLVTSFTNGQIGLFNMETRQLVLSLESNLEPGTPSHINKVLSHPTLPITITAQEDRHIKFFDNNSGKLIHSMVAHLDAVTSLAVDPNGLYLMSGSHDCSIRLWNLESKTCIQEFTAHRKKFEESIHDVAFHPSKCYIASAGADALAKVFV; this is encoded by the exons gcCCAAATCGCCTTCCTGCAGGGGGAAAGGAAAGGCCAGGAGAACTTGAAGAAAGACCTTGTCAGAAGGATCAAAATGCTCGAGTATGCGCTGAAGCAAGAGAG AGCCAAGTACCACAAGTTAAAATATGGGACAGAGTTAAACCAAGGTGACATGAAGCCTCCAAGCTACGACTCGG ACGAGGCCAATGAGAACGAGACTTCTGGATCGCTCAACAATCAGCTGTCCTGGAAACAAGGCCGTCAGCTCCTCAGACA GTACCTACAGGAGGTGGGCTACACAGACACCATCTTAGATGTAAAGTCCCAGCGAGTCCGAGCACTGCTAGGACTAGCCGGGGATGGCGCTGGAAGGACAGGTGAACGCACGAGCACCGAGCCTTTGGTCAACgggacagacgcaacaacaaaGGGCACCAGAGG GAAAACGGAGCTCTCTGACACCAGCGCTGTACTGGAAGCCTTCAAGTTCATTGAGAATGCAGCTGCTGAGTTCAGTGATGAagacgaggaagaggagagcgAGGGGAAAGACAGGACTAACGTGGAATCGAGGACG ATCATGAGGAAGAAGCCCGCATCGTCTACGTCGCCCGCCAGTATGGACACCACTGAGGACCCTGACACAGAGGAGGTGATGAAGGGGTTCGACTTCCTGTCTAGTCCTGACGagatggacacctcaccagagACTAGAGGCACCGGAGACGGCACAGACTGGG GGCCCAACCGATCCAAGCTGCAGGACATGCTGGCTAACCTTCGAGATGCAGAGGACTTATCCCACATCCAGCCTGCACCCGCCCCTCAATCCCGGCCCAACGTACCCCGATTCAACGAGCACGATGCAAACCGAACGGATGAAG TTGAGTCGCTGACCTTCCCGCCCACCTCAGGGAAGGCTTTCATAATGAGCACGGACGAGGCCATGGAGAGTGAGCTGGGCCTGGGGGAGCTGGCTGGACTCACTGTGGCCAACGAGGCCGACAGTCTCGCCTACGAT ATTGGAAACAACAAAGACGCCATGAGAAAAACATGGAACCCCAAATTCACTCTGAGGAGTCATTTTGATGGGATTCGGGCTCTGACCTTCCATCCCGTGGAGCCCGTCCTCATCACTGCTTCAGAAGACCACACGCTCAAGATGTGGAACCTCCAAAAGACAGCTCCTGCCAAAAA AAGTACGTCTTTAGATGTGGAACCGATCTACACTTTCAGGGCTCacag GGGTGCTGTACTGAGTGTGGCGATGAGCAGTACAGGGGAGCAGTGTTTCAGCGGCGGTGTCGACGGGACTATTCAGTGCTGGAACACCCCCAATCCCAACATCGACCCCTACGACTCATACG ATCCATCTGTGCTGCGAGGAGCCCTGAGCGGACACACTGACTCTGTTTGGGGTTTGGTGTACAGCAGCGCACACCAGCGCCTCCTCTCCTGCTCCGCGGATGGGACGGTGAGACTGTGGGACGCCAACACCACCTCGCCCGCCCTCGCGGTATTCAACGAAAACAAAA AGCTGGGAATTCCCTCCTCAGTAGACCTGGTATGCAGCGATCCAGCTCATCTGGTCACATCTTTCACAAACGGGCAGATCGGCCTCTTCAACATGGAGACCCGTCAGCTGGTTCTCAGTCTGGAGTCCAATTTGgagccag GCACTCCCTCTCACATCAACAAGGTCCTCAGCCATCCCACTCTACCCATCACCATCACTGCGCAGGAGGACAGACACATCAAGTTCTTTGACAACAACAGTGGGAAGCTGATTCACTCCATGGTGGCCCATCTGGATGCTGTCACCAGCTTAGCAGTGGACCCTAATGGACTTTATCTTATGTCAGGCA GTCACGACTGCTCTATCCGTCTGTGGAACCTGGAGAGTAAAACCTGCATCCAGGAGTTCACGGCTCACAGAAAGAAGTTTGAGGAATCGATCCACGATGTGGCGTTCCATCCGTCAAAATGCTACATTGCTAGTGCTGGAGCAGATGCTCTCGCCAAGGTGTTTGTATGA
- the vit gene encoding vitrin isoform X1 encodes MIRASVTAICLALLLSYQCWAKPNGPKNKKPKQVIPAVECDVRAGKVNLPEFIVKCPPRCRETRQQVYGTGVFASISSICNAAIHSGVITNSGGKVIVRKMAGQNVYKGSNSNGVRSLSLPKWRESFVVSVGKPKKGVIYPSTLDYVPSRPTYVKTNQKETTILPPTTTAPEPTTTTPEPTTTTTTTPTPTTASTTTLPPPTTKARPVVHKVREAGSIHPYLAHAAASNSRQSQSGQRKSPSQVFRGGSYSHRLPQRASAGIHKQEPVSPVRRQPSSPVGPGFNRVQPAQPERTPTMSQSNPALPRRDWPLPSFPHPDWFPGARRPADVSYAAPDSGYTWSGTGTPEVTARDYRPDISEYERWYYNLGQYLHRSADSDRKIMDTTNTKVEPVDAWNPEAPPYELGFSVREQEPLRKAPEPVSQGNPDCKVDLAFLMDGSWSIGKRRFKIQKDFLTEVAQTINVGVAGPMMGIIQYGDDPVTEISLKTHSSSREVKAAIDKIVQKGGLSNVGKALHYINKHYFSDANGNRGGAPNVAVILVDGWPTDKVEEASRLARESGINIFFVTIEGPDDNEKQNLVEANFVDKAVCRTNGFFSLPVNSWFALRKAVQPLVKRVCDTDRLVCSKTCLNANDIAFVIDGSSSVGTGNFRTVLQFVANITREFEISDTDTRVGAVQYTYEQRLEFAFGQYNNKAELLNAIKRINYWSGGTSTGAAITYAAEQLFSKSKPNKRKIMIVITDGRSYDDVRAPALAVHRQGVIAYSIGIAWAAQDELEYIATDPDKEHSFFVDEFDNLYKFVPKIIHNICQEFNSQPRN; translated from the exons ATGATCAGAGCATCAGTCACTGCCATCTGCCTTG CGCTCCTCCTGTCGTACCAATGCTGGGCCAAGCCTAACGGACCAAAGAATAAGAAACCAAAGCAAG TGATTCCAGCTGTAGAGTGCGATGTCAGAGCAGGAAAGGTCAATCTCCCAGAGTTCATAGTAAAATGTCCCCCACGCTGTAGGGAAACCAGACAGCAAGTCTATGGGACAGGAGTGTTTGCCTCCATCTCCAGCATTTGCAATGCAGCCATCCACAG TGGCGTAATCACCAACTCAGGAGGAAAGGTGATAGTGAGGAAGATGGCTGGACAGAATGTCTACAAAGGCAGCAACTCCAACGGCGTGCGCTCTCTGTCTCTGCCTAAATGGAGGGAATCATTCGTTGTCTCAG TGGGCAAGCCTAAGAAGGGAGTCATCTACCCATCTACTCTGGATTATGTCCCTTCAAGACCGACCTATGTGAAAACAA ATCAAAAGGAGACCACAATACTTcctccaacaacaacagcacctGAACCCACCACAACAACTCCTGAACCAACCACGACCACTACCACCACACCGACTCCCACCACTGCTTCCACCACTACACTTCCACCCCCTACTACCAAGGCTCGACCCGTTGTACATAAAGTGAGGGAAGCAG GCAGCATTCACCCATACCTTGCCCATGCGGCAGCTTCAAATtcaa GACAGTCACAGAGTGGTCAAAGAAAGAGTCCCAGCCAAG TATTCAGAGGAGGTTCCTATTCACATAGACTTCCACAACGTGCCAGTGCAG GTATACACAAGCAAGAGCCAGTGTCGCCTGTCCGGAGGCAGCCATCCTCACCAGTTGGTCCAG GTTTTAACAGGGTTCAGCCTGCCCAGCCTGAGCGAACTCCAACCATGAGCCAGTCCAACCCTG CTTTACCCAGAAGGGACTGGCCACTCCCCTCTTTTCCTCATCCCGATTGGTTCCCTGGAGCTCGCCGACCAGCAG ATGTAAGTTATGCAGCTCCAGACTCAGGATACACTTGGAGTGGGACCGGCACACCTGAGGTTACAG CTCGGGATTACAGGCCTGATATCTCAGAATATGAGCGCTGGTATTATAACCTTGGACAATACC TGCACCGATCTGCTGACTCGGATCGTAAAATAATGGATACGACCAACACTAAAG TGGAGCCGGTGGACGCCTGGAATCCAGAAGCGCCACCTTATGAATTAG GCTTCAGTGTGAGGGAGCAAGAGCCTCTCCGCAAAGCTCCTGAGCCTGTGTCACAGGGAAACCCAG ATTGTAAGGTGGACCTGGCGTTTCTGATGGATGGGAGCTGGAGCATTGGGAAGCGGCGTTTTAAGATCCAGAAAGACTTCCTAACTGAGGTGGCTCAGACCATCAATGTGGGTGTGGCCGGCCCCATGATGGGCATCATCCAATACGG AGATGACCCTGTGACAGAGATCAGTCTGAAGACTCACTCCAGCTCCAGAGAGGTGAAAGCAGCCATAGATAAGATTGTGCAGAAAGGAGGCCTCTCCAATGTGG GAAAAGCCCTCCACTACATCAACAAGCACTACTTCAGTGATGCCAATGGAAACCGAGGAGGAGCTCCAAACGTGGCTGTGATACTAGTGGATGGTTGGCCCACAGACAAGGTGGAAGAGGCGTCTCGACTCGCACGCGAGTCCGGCATCAACATCTTCTTCGTCACCATCGAGGGTCCCGACGACAATGAGAAGCAGAACCTTGTTGAGGCTAACTTTGTTGACAAG GCCGTGTGCCGGACGAACGGCTTCTTCTCGCTTCCCGTGAACAGCTGGTTTGCCCTGAGGAAAGCCGTGCAACCCCTGGTGAAGAGAGTGTGCGACACAGACCGCCTGGTGTGCAGCAAAACCTGCCTCAACGCCAACGACATCGCCTTCGTCATAGACGGCTCCAGCAGCGTGGGGACCGGCAACTTCCGCACGGTGCTACAGTTTGTGGCCAACATCACGCGGGAGTTCGAGATCTCAGACACGGACACGAGGGTCGGGGCTGTGCAGTACACCTACGAGCAGAGGCTGGAGTTTGCCTTCGGCCAGTACAACAACAAAGCCGAGCTGCTGAACGCCATCAAGCGCATCAACTACTGGAGCGGCGGGACCAGCACCGGTGCTGCCATCACCTATGCGGCAGAGCAGCTTTTCAGCAAATCCAAACCCAACAAACGCAAGATCATGATTGTCATCACAGATGGACGCTCTTATGATGATGTCAGGGCGCCGGCACTGGCGGTCCATCGCCAAG GTGTGATTGCTTACTCCATCGGCATCGCCTGGGCAGCCCAGGATGAGCTGGAGTACATCGCCACAGACCCCGACAAGGAGCACTCCTTCTTCGTGGATGAGTTTGACAACCTCTACAAATTTGTACCCAAGATCATTCACAACATCTGCCAGGAGTTCAACTCTCAGCCCAGAAACTGA
- the vit gene encoding vitrin isoform X2 yields the protein MIRASVTAICLALLLSYQCWAKPNGPKNKKPKQVIPAVECDVRAGKVNLPEFIVKCPPRCRETRQQVYGTGVFASISSICNAAIHSGVITNSGGKVIVRKMAGQNVYKGSNSNGVRSLSLPKWRESFVVSVGKPKKGVIYPSTLDYVPSRPTYVKTNQKETTILPPTTTAPEPTTTTPEPTTTTTTTPTPTTASTTTLPPPTTKARPVVHKVREAGIHKQEPVSPVRRQPSSPVGPGFNRVQPAQPERTPTMSQSNPALPRRDWPLPSFPHPDWFPGARRPADVSYAAPDSGYTWSGTGTPEVTARDYRPDISEYERWYYNLGQYLHRSADSDRKIMDTTNTKVEPVDAWNPEAPPYELGFSVREQEPLRKAPEPVSQGNPDCKVDLAFLMDGSWSIGKRRFKIQKDFLTEVAQTINVGVAGPMMGIIQYGDDPVTEISLKTHSSSREVKAAIDKIVQKGGLSNVGKALHYINKHYFSDANGNRGGAPNVAVILVDGWPTDKVEEASRLARESGINIFFVTIEGPDDNEKQNLVEANFVDKAVCRTNGFFSLPVNSWFALRKAVQPLVKRVCDTDRLVCSKTCLNANDIAFVIDGSSSVGTGNFRTVLQFVANITREFEISDTDTRVGAVQYTYEQRLEFAFGQYNNKAELLNAIKRINYWSGGTSTGAAITYAAEQLFSKSKPNKRKIMIVITDGRSYDDVRAPALAVHRQGVIAYSIGIAWAAQDELEYIATDPDKEHSFFVDEFDNLYKFVPKIIHNICQEFNSQPRN from the exons ATGATCAGAGCATCAGTCACTGCCATCTGCCTTG CGCTCCTCCTGTCGTACCAATGCTGGGCCAAGCCTAACGGACCAAAGAATAAGAAACCAAAGCAAG TGATTCCAGCTGTAGAGTGCGATGTCAGAGCAGGAAAGGTCAATCTCCCAGAGTTCATAGTAAAATGTCCCCCACGCTGTAGGGAAACCAGACAGCAAGTCTATGGGACAGGAGTGTTTGCCTCCATCTCCAGCATTTGCAATGCAGCCATCCACAG TGGCGTAATCACCAACTCAGGAGGAAAGGTGATAGTGAGGAAGATGGCTGGACAGAATGTCTACAAAGGCAGCAACTCCAACGGCGTGCGCTCTCTGTCTCTGCCTAAATGGAGGGAATCATTCGTTGTCTCAG TGGGCAAGCCTAAGAAGGGAGTCATCTACCCATCTACTCTGGATTATGTCCCTTCAAGACCGACCTATGTGAAAACAA ATCAAAAGGAGACCACAATACTTcctccaacaacaacagcacctGAACCCACCACAACAACTCCTGAACCAACCACGACCACTACCACCACACCGACTCCCACCACTGCTTCCACCACTACACTTCCACCCCCTACTACCAAGGCTCGACCCGTTGTACATAAAGTGAGGGAAGCAG GTATACACAAGCAAGAGCCAGTGTCGCCTGTCCGGAGGCAGCCATCCTCACCAGTTGGTCCAG GTTTTAACAGGGTTCAGCCTGCCCAGCCTGAGCGAACTCCAACCATGAGCCAGTCCAACCCTG CTTTACCCAGAAGGGACTGGCCACTCCCCTCTTTTCCTCATCCCGATTGGTTCCCTGGAGCTCGCCGACCAGCAG ATGTAAGTTATGCAGCTCCAGACTCAGGATACACTTGGAGTGGGACCGGCACACCTGAGGTTACAG CTCGGGATTACAGGCCTGATATCTCAGAATATGAGCGCTGGTATTATAACCTTGGACAATACC TGCACCGATCTGCTGACTCGGATCGTAAAATAATGGATACGACCAACACTAAAG TGGAGCCGGTGGACGCCTGGAATCCAGAAGCGCCACCTTATGAATTAG GCTTCAGTGTGAGGGAGCAAGAGCCTCTCCGCAAAGCTCCTGAGCCTGTGTCACAGGGAAACCCAG ATTGTAAGGTGGACCTGGCGTTTCTGATGGATGGGAGCTGGAGCATTGGGAAGCGGCGTTTTAAGATCCAGAAAGACTTCCTAACTGAGGTGGCTCAGACCATCAATGTGGGTGTGGCCGGCCCCATGATGGGCATCATCCAATACGG AGATGACCCTGTGACAGAGATCAGTCTGAAGACTCACTCCAGCTCCAGAGAGGTGAAAGCAGCCATAGATAAGATTGTGCAGAAAGGAGGCCTCTCCAATGTGG GAAAAGCCCTCCACTACATCAACAAGCACTACTTCAGTGATGCCAATGGAAACCGAGGAGGAGCTCCAAACGTGGCTGTGATACTAGTGGATGGTTGGCCCACAGACAAGGTGGAAGAGGCGTCTCGACTCGCACGCGAGTCCGGCATCAACATCTTCTTCGTCACCATCGAGGGTCCCGACGACAATGAGAAGCAGAACCTTGTTGAGGCTAACTTTGTTGACAAG GCCGTGTGCCGGACGAACGGCTTCTTCTCGCTTCCCGTGAACAGCTGGTTTGCCCTGAGGAAAGCCGTGCAACCCCTGGTGAAGAGAGTGTGCGACACAGACCGCCTGGTGTGCAGCAAAACCTGCCTCAACGCCAACGACATCGCCTTCGTCATAGACGGCTCCAGCAGCGTGGGGACCGGCAACTTCCGCACGGTGCTACAGTTTGTGGCCAACATCACGCGGGAGTTCGAGATCTCAGACACGGACACGAGGGTCGGGGCTGTGCAGTACACCTACGAGCAGAGGCTGGAGTTTGCCTTCGGCCAGTACAACAACAAAGCCGAGCTGCTGAACGCCATCAAGCGCATCAACTACTGGAGCGGCGGGACCAGCACCGGTGCTGCCATCACCTATGCGGCAGAGCAGCTTTTCAGCAAATCCAAACCCAACAAACGCAAGATCATGATTGTCATCACAGATGGACGCTCTTATGATGATGTCAGGGCGCCGGCACTGGCGGTCCATCGCCAAG GTGTGATTGCTTACTCCATCGGCATCGCCTGGGCAGCCCAGGATGAGCTGGAGTACATCGCCACAGACCCCGACAAGGAGCACTCCTTCTTCGTGGATGAGTTTGACAACCTCTACAAATTTGTACCCAAGATCATTCACAACATCTGCCAGGAGTTCAACTCTCAGCCCAGAAACTGA
- the LOC134639962 gene encoding striatin-like isoform X1, with amino-acid sequence MDEQAGPGVFFNNNNNSILPGGGKGPLPDGDAGEAARAQYSIPGILHFLQHEWARFEVERAQWEVERAELQAQIAFLQGERKGQENLKKDLVRRIKMLEYALKQERAKYHKLKYGTELNQGDMKPPSYDSDEANENETSGSLNNQLSWKQGRQLLRQYLQEVGYTDTILDVKSQRVRALLGLAGDGAGRTGERTSTEPLVNGTDATTKGTRGKTELSDTSAVLEAFKFIENAAAEFSDEDEEEESEGKDRTNVESRTIMRKKPASSTSPASMDTTEDPDTEEVMKGFDFLSSPDEMDTSPETRGTGDGTDWEKDEQGPISEAWDVDPGLITKLKEQYKKERKGKKGVKRPNRSKLQDMLANLRDAEDLSHIQPAPAPQSRPNVPRFNEHDANRTDEVESLTFPPTSGKAFIMSTDEAMESELGLGELAGLTVANEADSLAYDIGNNKDAMRKTWNPKFTLRSHFDGIRALTFHPVEPVLITASEDHTLKMWNLQKTAPAKKSTSLDVEPIYTFRAHRGAVLSVAMSSTGEQCFSGGVDGTIQCWNTPNPNIDPYDSYDPSVLRGALSGHTDSVWGLVYSSAHQRLLSCSADGTVRLWDANTTSPALAVFNENKKLGIPSSVDLVCSDPAHLVTSFTNGQIGLFNMETRQLVLSLESNLEPGTPSHINKVLSHPTLPITITAQEDRHIKFFDNNSGKLIHSMVAHLDAVTSLAVDPNGLYLMSGSHDCSIRLWNLESKTCIQEFTAHRKKFEESIHDVAFHPSKCYIASAGADALAKVFV; translated from the exons gcCCAAATCGCCTTCCTGCAGGGGGAAAGGAAAGGCCAGGAGAACTTGAAGAAAGACCTTGTCAGAAGGATCAAAATGCTCGAGTATGCGCTGAAGCAAGAGAG AGCCAAGTACCACAAGTTAAAATATGGGACAGAGTTAAACCAAGGTGACATGAAGCCTCCAAGCTACGACTCGG ACGAGGCCAATGAGAACGAGACTTCTGGATCGCTCAACAATCAGCTGTCCTGGAAACAAGGCCGTCAGCTCCTCAGACA GTACCTACAGGAGGTGGGCTACACAGACACCATCTTAGATGTAAAGTCCCAGCGAGTCCGAGCACTGCTAGGACTAGCCGGGGATGGCGCTGGAAGGACAGGTGAACGCACGAGCACCGAGCCTTTGGTCAACgggacagacgcaacaacaaaGGGCACCAGAGG GAAAACGGAGCTCTCTGACACCAGCGCTGTACTGGAAGCCTTCAAGTTCATTGAGAATGCAGCTGCTGAGTTCAGTGATGAagacgaggaagaggagagcgAGGGGAAAGACAGGACTAACGTGGAATCGAGGACG ATCATGAGGAAGAAGCCCGCATCGTCTACGTCGCCCGCCAGTATGGACACCACTGAGGACCCTGACACAGAGGAGGTGATGAAGGGGTTCGACTTCCTGTCTAGTCCTGACGagatggacacctcaccagagACTAGAGGCACCGGAGACGGCACAGACTGGG AAAAGGACGAGCAAGGTCCCATTTCTGAGGCCTGGGACGTGGACCCGGGCCTGATAACCAAACTCAAGGAGCAGTACAAAAAGGAGCGCAAGGGGAAAAAGGGGGTGAAGA GGCCCAACCGATCCAAGCTGCAGGACATGCTGGCTAACCTTCGAGATGCAGAGGACTTATCCCACATCCAGCCTGCACCCGCCCCTCAATCCCGGCCCAACGTACCCCGATTCAACGAGCACGATGCAAACCGAACGGATGAAG TTGAGTCGCTGACCTTCCCGCCCACCTCAGGGAAGGCTTTCATAATGAGCACGGACGAGGCCATGGAGAGTGAGCTGGGCCTGGGGGAGCTGGCTGGACTCACTGTGGCCAACGAGGCCGACAGTCTCGCCTACGAT ATTGGAAACAACAAAGACGCCATGAGAAAAACATGGAACCCCAAATTCACTCTGAGGAGTCATTTTGATGGGATTCGGGCTCTGACCTTCCATCCCGTGGAGCCCGTCCTCATCACTGCTTCAGAAGACCACACGCTCAAGATGTGGAACCTCCAAAAGACAGCTCCTGCCAAAAA AAGTACGTCTTTAGATGTGGAACCGATCTACACTTTCAGGGCTCacag GGGTGCTGTACTGAGTGTGGCGATGAGCAGTACAGGGGAGCAGTGTTTCAGCGGCGGTGTCGACGGGACTATTCAGTGCTGGAACACCCCCAATCCCAACATCGACCCCTACGACTCATACG ATCCATCTGTGCTGCGAGGAGCCCTGAGCGGACACACTGACTCTGTTTGGGGTTTGGTGTACAGCAGCGCACACCAGCGCCTCCTCTCCTGCTCCGCGGATGGGACGGTGAGACTGTGGGACGCCAACACCACCTCGCCCGCCCTCGCGGTATTCAACGAAAACAAAA AGCTGGGAATTCCCTCCTCAGTAGACCTGGTATGCAGCGATCCAGCTCATCTGGTCACATCTTTCACAAACGGGCAGATCGGCCTCTTCAACATGGAGACCCGTCAGCTGGTTCTCAGTCTGGAGTCCAATTTGgagccag GCACTCCCTCTCACATCAACAAGGTCCTCAGCCATCCCACTCTACCCATCACCATCACTGCGCAGGAGGACAGACACATCAAGTTCTTTGACAACAACAGTGGGAAGCTGATTCACTCCATGGTGGCCCATCTGGATGCTGTCACCAGCTTAGCAGTGGACCCTAATGGACTTTATCTTATGTCAGGCA GTCACGACTGCTCTATCCGTCTGTGGAACCTGGAGAGTAAAACCTGCATCCAGGAGTTCACGGCTCACAGAAAGAAGTTTGAGGAATCGATCCACGATGTGGCGTTCCATCCGTCAAAATGCTACATTGCTAGTGCTGGAGCAGATGCTCTCGCCAAGGTGTTTGTATGA